In Candidatus Binataceae bacterium, the DNA window CCCGACTTCGCGCTCCGCGCCGGCGGCAGTGAAGCGGATCCTGCCCGAGAGGACCTGAGCACTGGCCGCCTTGCGCGCGGCATGCTGGCGCAGATGGGCGCCCGGCTTGAGGATGAGCAATGACACCGTCAGGTCGTCATTCTTCACGATGCTCGTCGAGGCACGATCGTTGGCTTTCCACTGTGGCCCGTTGATCACGTGGCGGCGCGCTTCATCGAGCACG includes these proteins:
- a CDS encoding cupin domain-containing protein encodes the protein MDHQDKTGERARAPFAVFVLDEARRHVINGPQWKANDRASTSIVKNDDLTVSLLILKPGAHLRQHAARKAASAQVLSGRIRFTAAGAEREVGPGMLAMVEGGVPHAVEALEESAVLLIAALG